DNA sequence from the Alosa sapidissima isolate fAloSap1 chromosome 13, fAloSap1.pri, whole genome shotgun sequence genome:
CATCGCCGGGACAGCCGCGGGGCCAAGGAGGGGGACCGGCCCAAAATACTCATGGACAGCCCAGAGGACGCAGACATCTTCCACGGGGAGGACATGAAGGCAAGACTAAGTTTGGGTTGAACTTCAGAAATGACATCCCTAAATAGCCAGAGCTATGTGTATATATTGTGTAcactatatagtatatttatttCTTGTGGTTTATGTTTCATGTGGCATTGTGGTCTTCAAGTAGCACAATTTCTTTCCCTGTAGCCTATATGGTACGCATAATATGCAGAAATGACAATAAAAGCTGACTTGATTTGAAGTTTAGCATGTTTAATTCATATTGAACATGCAGTATATAATTATTTTTGCTGCGCTTCTCTGCCTGCGTAGGCCCCAACGGAGAAGGACGAGTTCTTTGCTTGGCGGCAGGACATCGAGGCCAGCGACAAAGGCCCTGCGGGGGACAGGCCCACCGTGTTCCGATGGACAGGCGTCGGGAAGGAGGTTTTTGTATCTGGCTCCTTCAACAACTGGGCCAATAAGATCCCTTTAACCAGGAGGTGGGTTTTCTATCCCCAGCTGGTAATTAAGATCCCTTTAACCAGGAGGTGGGTTATCTATCCTCAGCTGGTAATTAAGATCCCTAGTGATGGCAGTATGACACTGAAGCTTCGATACATGCTTCAAACCATTAACTACAATTCCATTTGAACCACTGCTTCAAAGGTTGCGTTGGTATGGAAAAATCACGTGACATATGATCTCTGAATTAATCACCTGAGTGGTTCGCAGCGCCACCGACTCGCGAACCGATCGCGCTGCCACTGCAACTGGCACGGCCTCGTTTCTAGTCTGAATTGTAGCGCGCTCAAAGCATAAACACTTTAGGCTAATGCACAACATTGCGTTTGGTTCGTAGCCTCTACTGTGACAAGCATAGTTTGTTCATATcgatttatttttattacaatGTAAGAGAGACGTGGGAAAACTGTATTCTGATGGCTCCTGATTAATCTTTATTTGTATAAAGAATGATATCCCATTCTTATTCATGTGCACTACgtatgtgtgggggtggggtggttagGTGCGTGCACTAGATTTATTTCACTAGTAAAGcttcctgtccactatctagccgggataatttagatgCAATCTTGGCttttcaccaggagaggtcgctgttactGAATCTTCGAGTAATGAACCCATTTTCGAATCAACTGTTCAAAGTGGTTCAGTGCTTCACCAAAGCTGAGATGTGCTTTAGACACACAGCACTACGCACTGTACTGCACGTTCCTGATGAGTCGTCATAGCCGCGAGTGGACACACAGCACATGACATGTACACTTTAGTTGTGCTGCATGTTTCTGATGAGTCGTCATAGCCGCGAGTGGACACACAGCACGTGTCACAGCAGGTACATGGACACACAATGGGCCACTGCTTTCTGTACAGAAAGTTCTTTAGCAATATTCATCTCAGTCAGTGCACATGATACATTGTGCATTATTGTCTTTCTGACTTAGTTGTAGGTTACCTGCTATATGTATGTCACCTACTATagcatatatatatgtatgtctgACAGTCACCTGCTATagcatatatatgtatgtatgtctcttCCTCCTCGATGTCTCTTCCTATGGAAAAATGACCTCATTTGGTgatgcccgcaaattagatcaaatctcccggaatctagtgCGTGAGCAAGACCACATACGCGAGACCGAgacgtgtgcatctgagtgtagcgcgcacacgacggagagggagagagagtggggtggtgcgtgtgttgCCTGAAGCGCATGTAAGACAgacagcatcctgattggcctgtttctctaaatcaaccaatcagttttcagtgtaggcgggcttttatctcttttctcccgaactaaaTGAATCTGTTCAGTGTctctaggaacaggagcatcatggcagagtcagagtGCCCcaaaaaaaaggaacatttaagacccatttcacatcagactacacgaaagtgtacccttgtctcataagagtaataAATTATAAGAATTATTATAAGAATTTGGTTTACACACTAGCGACATCTTGTGTAGCAGCTAATGGGCTAATTCCAGGTTCCCAGCAGTGACCTACAGGGTCAgtactgtattgtattgtattaacTAGCCCACGTACTGTACTCATTCAACActacatctgtgtgtgcttttattcTAGTCAGAACAACTTTGTGGCCATAATGGATTTACCAGAAGGAGATTATCAATATAAGTTCTACGTTGATGGACAGTGGATTCACGATCCCTCCGAGGTaattgtgtttatctgtgtgtgtgtgtgtgtgtgtgttgctctagCATAGACATCTGACCGTCCCCTTGTGTGTCCTCCTATCCCAGCCTGTAGTGACCAATCAGATGGGGAGCGTAAACAACATCATCCAGGTCAAGAAGACGGACTTTGAGGTGTTTGATGCTCTAATGGTGGATTCACAGAAATGCTCAGATATGTCAGGTAGGACATGGTGACTTGCAAACACTcaccctctttgtgtgtgtgtgtgtttgtgtgtgtttacacacacagcacaacacaacacaaaacaacacaacacagaagtGTGGCACTAGAGTGCAGTGGAACAGTGGCTGAAAAACAAGGGCCTCTACAAGCCGAAATTGAAACCAAATGTGTGTGAGACGCTTCTGATGGTCCCTTGTCGTCTCCTCACAGACCTGTCCAGCTCCCCTCCCGGCCCTTACCATCAGGACGCCTACACGCCCAAACAGGACGAGAAGTTCAAGTCTCCGCCGATCCTGCCCCCGCATCTCCTGCAGGTCATCCTCAACAAGGACACGGGCATATCAGTGAGTctctgcacgcacgcacgcacacacaggcatatcaGTGAGTctctgcatgcacgcacgcacacacgcacgcacaggcaTATCAGTAAGTctctgcatgcacgcacgcacacacgcacgcacaggcaTATCAGTGAGTCcctgcacgcacgcgcgcacaggCATATCAGTGAGTctctgcacgcacgcacgcacgcacgcacgcacgcacccacgcacgcacgcacgcacgcacgcacaggcaTATCAGTGAGTCtccgcgcacgcacgcacacacgcacacacagacccatgCACGCTCTTCTTTCACCTCttgtttaaaggtgccatgtgtaatgtccgccaaaaatcaattcatactccacattccataaaaaatgggggcagtatacctccagaaagtgagctggtttaccctagagtaacaaccgagactcgtgtattgcagtttggttAGCGGTTATGTTGtccgcatactgcctcccatggccgaaactggtattatgacacctgtcgggctgtggctagtaatttagcatgctaattcaggttgatatctctgcagcactataccttgttatttttttaatgacatcatcgcccttatttcttctcattcttttgatgcgtgtagctcatcttttggatatttttacctcaattcttacacatggcacctttaaacatCAGCCTGTAAAAAATaatctccaaaaaaaaaaaaaagcgctccacatacaagacacataacaacaagacaaaagatgccagacagagcggcgtagtcgccagcgtgcccgtgacaccaagacatacaatacagacaactaataaatgaacaaataaaaagtaaaaaacaaaatgaattttaaaaaaaatcatgttaaattagtccaatttccaaaccgactgaaaatgtccaaggacAATGATGACCAGCGTGAAAACTGCTCACAGGTttgtcttcacaaccgatgcaacgTTTAGTTGTGAAGTTGTGAATATCGCTGGTTCTGAATTTTACATCACCCAGGACTTGTGTCTGGTCCAAATCTTTGTAAAGGTAGGacaaggacagatgaatgtgtgtgtgtgtatttatttgtgttttgtcCTGGTTCCAGTGTGACCCGGCCTTGCTTCCAGAGCCCAATCACGTCATGCTAAACCACCTCTACGCGCTGTCCATCAAGGTGaggtacacatatacacacacacacacacacacacacacatcaaatgagCCAATAACGCCATGCTCACGTCGTCAACAtcaataactctctctctctctctctctctctctctctctctctctctctctctctctctctctctctctctcccctctctctcccctaggATGGGGTGATGGTACTGAGTGCTACCCATCGCTACAAGAAGAAGTATGTTACAACACTCCTCTATAAGCCCATCTGATCCTGACCAACCCCTCCACTCTCTTGCTgtcgctcgctcactctctctctctgtctctcctgccTGAAACAAGACACTCCCCATGGAATGCACATGTCTTCTACTGCACAGACAACCACCAGACCAACCAACCAGCCAAGATGGCCTCCGCTCTGGAGCTCACCTGTGGTGCTAGATCTCACTGACCCATGCTCCATCTGGGCTAAATCCTGCTAACCCAGGCTAGATCTGACCTACAGTACATCCTAACCCTGACAAGATCTGGGCCAGATTTGAACTAGATCTAGCTAACTCGTGCTAGATTTAGGCTGGGTCCTGTTAGCTCATACTAGTTTTAGGCCGGGTCTTGCTCACCCATGCTAGATTTGGACCAGATCCTGTTAACCCTTGCCAGATCTGGGTCAGTATTTTGCTGAATCCCGCATGTCTATGATGGATGTTGGCCAGGTCCCTCTAATCTGTGCAGACGGTGTCCTAATGTGGACCAGACGCCCAGCGTGGGCTGCTAGCATAGACAAATGTCTGGAGTGTAGAGTGCTGGAGGGGTGGTGATGGCTGTGTGCGGACTGAaagggaaccccccccccccccctccccccccccccaacgttACTGTATTTCCACAGCAGGCCCCTGTATTTTCAGCTCAGGCTTATATTCACCGACTCACTCGATAAAATGGTATTTTTCTCAGAATGTTCTTCGGACAGGGGATCATGGGTGTTTGAGTTTGagagtgcttttgttttttATAGAGCTTCTCACGTTACAAGAGTACAGGGAAGTGAACAGAACAATAGACTCACTCAAAAGCCTCGATACACACTGCACTCTCTCCGCTTGCCAAAGTCCACACAAGGGCCTTCACTTAGGTTAGCCTACAGTTCAGTATCAATCAGTAATTGCAATATACTCTACATATTATCTAGaaatgcttgtgtgttttttgtttgtttgtgtttttacttTCCTTTACATTTCTGAGGCCAAGTATTCATCCCTAAGTAAGTGGAGGGACCAGTTCTCTGTAAGATGTTGGGTTGGAAACACTGaggtaatctgtgtgtgtgtgtgtgtgtgtgtgtgtgaaggagcacTGTGTTACTGAAGTACGGCAGGATTGTGTAAAAAGAAACCAttccatgtttgtgtattttgtttttcatgCCGTGTGCCAGATTTCTATCCTAATAAAAGATTATGGAGTTTTAGTACTCGTGTGCAGTTTATTGGCTTCTGTTGTAAATGTGGATATTTATACC
Encoded proteins:
- the prkab1a gene encoding 5'-AMP-activated protein kinase subunit beta-1a isoform X1, translated to MGNTSSERAAMGQGEKAHRRDSRGAKEGDRPKILMDSPEDADIFHGEDMKAPTEKDEFFAWRQDIEASDKGPAGDRPTVFRWTGVGKEVFVSGSFNNWANKIPLTRRWVFYPQLVIKIPLTRSQNNFVAIMDLPEGDYQYKFYVDGQWIHDPSEPVVTNQMGSVNNIIQVKKTDFEVFDALMVDSQKCSDMSDLSSSPPGPYHQDAYTPKQDEKFKSPPILPPHLLQVILNKDTGISCDPALLPEPNHVMLNHLYALSIKDGVMVLSATHRYKKKYVTTLLYKPI
- the prkab1a gene encoding 5'-AMP-activated protein kinase subunit beta-1a isoform X2, whose product is MGNTSSERAAMGQGEKAHRRDSRGAKEGDRPKILMDSPEDADIFHGEDMKAPTEKDEFFAWRQDIEASDKGPAGDRPTVFRWTGVGKEVFVSGSFNNWANKIPLTRSQNNFVAIMDLPEGDYQYKFYVDGQWIHDPSEPVVTNQMGSVNNIIQVKKTDFEVFDALMVDSQKCSDMSDLSSSPPGPYHQDAYTPKQDEKFKSPPILPPHLLQVILNKDTGISCDPALLPEPNHVMLNHLYALSIKDGVMVLSATHRYKKKYVTTLLYKPI